DNA sequence from the Pyramidobacter piscolens W5455 genome:
CCTCGTCGCTTTCAACGTCAACCTCAACACCACCAACGTGGAGATCGCCAAGATCATCGCCAAGCGCGTCCGCGCCAGCAACGGCGGATTTTCCTGCGTCAAGGGCATGGGCGTCGACCTGCCCGAGAAGCATCTTGTCCAGGTCTCCATGAATCTGGTCGATTACGAGAAAACGGCCATGTACCGCGTGCTCGAGTTCGTGCGCATGGAAGCGGCCCGCTGGGGCGTCACCGTCAATGGCACGGAAGTCTACGGCATGATTCCCGCTGGTGCCATGCTCGACAGCGCCGCCTACTATCTGCAGATCGACGACTTCCACAACGAACAGGTGCTCGAATTGAAGCTGCTCGACCTGATGCAGCAGGACTAAAGGAGGCTCACGCAATGATTCTTCATGAGATGACTCTTCCCGCCTTCGTCGCGGAACTGGCTTCCAACTCGCCCGCGCCCGGCGGCGGCAGCATCGCCGCGCTCGGCGGCGCGCTTGCGGCCGGGCTGGTCTCCATGGTCGGCGAACTGACCAGCGGGCGCGAAAAATACGCCGCCGTGCAGGCCGACATGGACACGCTCTGCGCCAAGGGCAAGGCGTACGCCGAAACTCTGCTGAAACTGATCGACGAAGACACCGCGGCCTTCAACGACTTCATGGCCGCGATGAAGCTGCCCAAGGATACCGACGAGCAGAAAGCCGCCCGCAGGGCGGCCATGCAGGAGGCCGCCAAGGGCACCGTGGAAGCGCCGCTGCGCACGCTGAACCTCTGCGCCGAGGTGGCCAAGCTGGCGCTCGTGGCCGTACGGGAGGGCAACGTCAACGCCGTAAGCGACGCCGGCACCGCCGGCCAATTCGCCCGCGCCGCTGGCACCTG
Encoded proteins:
- a CDS encoding cyclodeaminase/cyclohydrolase family protein, translating into MILHEMTLPAFVAELASNSPAPGGGSIAALGGALAAGLVSMVGELTSGREKYAAVQADMDTLCAKGKAYAETLLKLIDEDTAAFNDFMAAMKLPKDTDEQKAARRAAMQEAAKGTVEAPLRTLNLCAEVAKLALVAVREGNVNAVSDAGTAGQFARAAGTCAAYNVRINLLGIKDEAYAAEKRAAMKAALGVIDAAMAELTAAIEKALG